The following proteins come from a genomic window of Pseudomonas putida:
- a CDS encoding HAMP domain-containing protein encodes MLANLKIRTGMFWVLSLFSLTLLFSTASAWWAAVGSDQQITELDQTAHQSDRLNNALLMAIRSSANVSSGFIEQLGGHDESAGKRMALSVELNNKSQVLVDEFVENAREPALRGLATELQATFAEYAKAVAGQRDATRQRSLEQYFKVNSDAGNAMGRLQTLRQQLVTTLSERGQQIMLESDRRLARAQLLSLCLLGMTVVLAVLCWAFIAQRVLHPLREAGGHFRRIASGDLSVPVQGQGNNEIGQLFHELQRMQQSQRDTLGQINNCARQLDAAASALNAVTEESANNLRQQGQELEQAATAVTEMTTAVEEVARNAITTSQTTSESNQLAAQSRRQVSENIDGTEAMTREIQTSSAHLQQLVGQVRDIGKVLEVIRSVSEQTNLLALNAAIEAARAGEAGRGFAVVADEVRTLAYRTQQSTQEIEQMIGSVQAGTEAAVASMQASTNRAQSTLDVTLASGQVLEGIYSAIGEINERNLVIASAAEEQAQVAREVDRNLLNIRELSNHSAAGAQQTSEASKALSGLVGEMTALVGRFKV; translated from the coding sequence ATGCTTGCCAATCTGAAAATTCGCACCGGAATGTTCTGGGTGTTGTCGCTGTTCAGCCTGACCCTGCTGTTTTCGACGGCCAGTGCCTGGTGGGCTGCCGTGGGTAGCGACCAGCAGATCACTGAACTGGACCAGACTGCGCACCAGTCGGACCGGTTGAACAATGCGTTGCTGATGGCGATTCGCTCCAGCGCCAATGTGTCTTCGGGCTTTATCGAGCAGTTGGGTGGCCATGACGAGAGTGCAGGCAAGCGCATGGCGCTTTCGGTGGAGCTGAACAACAAGAGCCAGGTGTTGGTCGACGAATTTGTCGAAAACGCCCGCGAACCCGCCCTTCGCGGGTTGGCAACCGAGCTGCAGGCAACCTTTGCCGAATACGCCAAGGCGGTGGCCGGGCAGCGTGATGCGACCCGCCAGCGTTCGCTGGAGCAGTATTTCAAGGTCAACAGCGATGCCGGTAATGCCATGGGACGGCTGCAAACCCTGCGCCAGCAACTGGTGACCACACTGAGCGAACGTGGCCAGCAAATCATGCTCGAGTCCGACCGGCGTCTGGCCCGGGCGCAATTGCTGAGCCTGTGCCTGCTGGGCATGACCGTGGTGCTGGCGGTGCTGTGCTGGGCGTTCATTGCCCAGCGTGTGTTGCACCCCCTGCGTGAAGCCGGGGGGCATTTCCGGCGCATTGCCAGTGGCGACCTGAGCGTGCCGGTGCAAGGGCAGGGTAACAACGAAATCGGCCAACTGTTCCATGAGCTGCAGCGCATGCAGCAGAGCCAGCGCGACACCCTTGGGCAGATCAACAACTGTGCCCGGCAGCTGGACGCCGCCGCCTCGGCGTTGAACGCGGTCACCGAGGAAAGCGCCAACAACCTGCGTCAGCAGGGGCAGGAGCTGGAGCAGGCCGCGACTGCCGTGACCGAAATGACCACGGCAGTGGAGGAGGTGGCGCGCAACGCGATCACCACCTCGCAAACCACCAGTGAATCCAACCAGCTGGCCGCGCAAAGCCGCCGGCAAGTCAGCGAAAACATCGACGGCACCGAAGCCATGACCCGCGAGATCCAGACCAGCAGTGCGCACCTGCAGCAGTTGGTGGGGCAGGTGCGGGACATCGGCAAGGTGCTGGAAGTGATCCGCTCGGTGTCCGAGCAGACCAACCTGCTGGCGCTCAATGCTGCCATCGAGGCGGCCCGTGCCGGTGAGGCCGGGCGCGGCTTTGCGGTGGTGGCGGATGAGGTGCGCACACTGGCCTATCGCACGCAACAATCGACCCAGGAAATCGAGCAGATGATCGGCAGCGTGCAGGCGGGGACCGAGGCTGCGGTGGCTTCCATGCAGGCCAGCACCAACCGCGCCCAGTCGACACTGGACGTGACCCTGGCCTCGGGGCAAGTGCTGGAGGGCATCTACAGTGCGATCGGCGAAATCAACGAGCGCAATCTGGTCATTGCCAGTGCGGCCGAAGAGCAGGCTCAGGTGGCGCGGGAAGTAGACCGCAACTTGCTGAACATCCGCGAACTGTCGAACCATTCCGCGGCGGGTGCGCAGCAGACCAGCGAGGCGAGCAAGGCGTTGTCGGGGCTGGTGGGGGAGATGACGGCGTTGGTGGGGCGGTTCAAGGTTTGA
- the mgtA gene encoding magnesium-translocating P-type ATPase → MTVKHRNTSSAKAERETRLSTRAAREARNGLAVTLANLDASEQGLTEHEAAKRLARDGANQVAHDPQPHALVQLLKALNNPFIYVLLTLAGISFVTDYWLPVSAGEADDADLTKVIIIMTMVSLSSLLRFWQEYRSNKAADALKAMVRTTATVLRREQVGQAPRLREVPMDELVAGDIVQLSAGDMIPADIRLLEARDLFISQAVLTGEALPVEKYDTLGNVAQKSAAEHGGRQDNLLELPNICFMGTNVVSGRARAVVVATGRRTYFGSLAKAIAGSRSQTAFDRGVNSVSSLLIRFMLVMVPVVFMINGVVKGDWGDAFLFALAVAVGLTPEMLPMIVSANLAKGAVAMARRKVVVKRLNAIQNLGSMDVLCTDKTGTLTQDRIILEHHVRFDGQTDKHILELAWLNSYHQSGIRNLMDQAVLHFAGQDHQFQAPYAYAKVDELPFDFIRRRLSVVVKNALGDHLLVSKGAVEEMLAIATHVQKGDKVVALDPCRRQQLMARVDAFNQDGFRVLVVATREIPAAEGKAQYHTEDERDLVIQGLLTFLDPPKETAGPAIAALRDMGVQVKVLTGDNPVVTSKVCREVGLAPGQPLLGQDIEGMDDTTLKLQVEERTVFAKLTPLQKSRVLKALQANGHTVGFLGDGINDAAALRDADVGISVDSGTDIAKESADIILLEKSLMVLEEGVLKGRETFGNIMKYLCMTASSNFGNVFSVLVASAFIPFLPMLAIHLLLQNLMYDFSQLSLPWDRMDKEFLSKPRKWDARNIGRFMLWIGPTSSIFDITTFALMWYVFAANSVEMQALFQSGWFIEGLLSQTLVVHMLRTRKVPFFQSTAALPVVLATGLVMVLGIYIPFSPVGAMVGLVPLPWEYFPWLVATLLGYCVVAQAMKTLYIRRFGQWF, encoded by the coding sequence ATGACTGTCAAACACCGTAACACCTCATCGGCCAAGGCCGAACGCGAAACCCGCCTGTCCACCCGCGCCGCCCGTGAAGCGCGCAATGGCCTGGCCGTCACCCTCGCTAATCTCGATGCCAGCGAACAGGGCCTGACCGAGCACGAAGCCGCCAAGCGCCTGGCGCGCGATGGGGCCAACCAGGTTGCCCACGACCCGCAACCCCACGCCCTGGTGCAGCTGCTCAAGGCCCTGAACAACCCGTTCATCTATGTACTGCTGACCCTGGCCGGGATCAGCTTTGTCACCGACTACTGGCTGCCGGTCAGCGCAGGCGAAGCAGACGACGCCGACCTGACCAAGGTCATCATCATCATGACCATGGTCAGCCTCAGCAGCCTGCTGCGCTTCTGGCAGGAGTACCGCTCGAACAAGGCTGCCGACGCGCTCAAGGCAATGGTGCGCACTACCGCCACTGTGTTGCGTCGCGAGCAGGTCGGCCAAGCCCCGCGCCTGCGCGAAGTGCCCATGGACGAACTGGTGGCTGGCGACATCGTGCAGCTTTCTGCAGGTGACATGATTCCCGCCGATATCCGCCTGCTCGAAGCGCGTGACCTGTTTATCAGCCAGGCCGTGCTCACTGGCGAAGCGTTGCCGGTCGAAAAGTACGACACCTTGGGCAATGTCGCGCAGAAGTCCGCCGCCGAGCATGGCGGCCGCCAGGACAACCTGCTCGAGTTGCCGAACATCTGCTTCATGGGTACCAATGTGGTCAGTGGCCGCGCCCGCGCCGTGGTGGTCGCCACCGGCCGACGCACTTATTTTGGCTCGCTGGCCAAGGCCATTGCCGGTTCGCGCAGCCAGACCGCTTTTGACCGCGGCGTGAACAGCGTCAGCAGCCTGTTGATCCGCTTCATGCTGGTGATGGTGCCAGTGGTATTCATGATCAACGGAGTGGTGAAAGGCGACTGGGGTGATGCCTTCCTCTTCGCGCTTGCCGTGGCAGTGGGCCTGACCCCGGAAATGCTGCCGATGATCGTCAGCGCCAACCTGGCCAAGGGCGCCGTGGCCATGGCCCGGCGCAAGGTGGTGGTCAAACGCCTGAACGCCATCCAGAACCTCGGCTCCATGGATGTGCTGTGCACCGACAAGACCGGTACGCTCACCCAGGATCGGATCATCCTCGAGCACCATGTGCGCTTCGACGGCCAAACCGACAAGCACATCCTCGAACTGGCCTGGCTCAACAGCTATCACCAAAGCGGCATCCGCAACCTGATGGACCAGGCCGTGCTGCATTTCGCCGGCCAGGACCACCAGTTCCAGGCGCCTTACGCCTACGCAAAGGTCGACGAACTGCCGTTCGACTTCATCCGCCGCCGCCTGTCAGTGGTGGTGAAGAATGCCTTGGGCGATCACCTGCTGGTAAGCAAAGGGGCGGTCGAGGAGATGCTCGCCATCGCCACCCATGTGCAGAAAGGCGACAAGGTCGTTGCCCTTGATCCGTGCCGTCGCCAGCAGCTGATGGCCAGGGTCGATGCCTTCAACCAGGACGGCTTCCGCGTGCTGGTGGTTGCCACCCGGGAGATCCCGGCGGCCGAAGGCAAGGCGCAGTATCACACCGAAGATGAGCGCGATCTGGTCATCCAGGGCTTGCTGACCTTCCTCGACCCCCCCAAGGAAACTGCCGGCCCGGCCATCGCCGCCTTGCGCGACATGGGCGTGCAGGTAAAGGTACTGACCGGCGACAACCCGGTGGTCACGTCCAAGGTCTGCCGTGAAGTGGGCCTGGCGCCAGGCCAGCCCTTGCTCGGCCAGGACATCGAGGGCATGGACGACACCACCCTGAAGCTTCAGGTGGAGGAGCGCACCGTCTTCGCCAAGCTCACCCCGCTGCAGAAATCACGGGTGCTCAAGGCCCTGCAGGCCAATGGTCACACCGTGGGCTTCCTTGGCGACGGCATCAACGACGCCGCCGCCCTGCGCGACGCTGACGTCGGTATCTCGGTGGACAGCGGCACCGACATCGCCAAGGAATCAGCCGACATCATTTTGCTGGAAAAGAGCCTGATGGTGCTCGAGGAGGGCGTGCTCAAAGGCCGCGAAACCTTCGGCAACATCATGAAGTACCTGTGCATGACTGCCAGCTCCAACTTCGGCAACGTGTTCTCGGTCCTGGTGGCCAGTGCGTTCATTCCGTTCCTGCCGATGCTGGCGATTCACTTGTTGCTACAGAATCTGATGTACGACTTTTCCCAGCTGTCGTTGCCCTGGGACCGCATGGACAAGGAGTTCCTCAGCAAGCCACGCAAATGGGATGCCCGCAACATCGGCCGATTCATGTTGTGGATAGGTCCTACGTCGTCGATCTTCGACATCACCACGTTCGCCCTGATGTGGTACGTGTTCGCCGCCAACAGCGTCGAAATGCAGGCGCTGTTCCAGTCCGGCTGGTTCATCGAGGGGTTGCTGTCCCAGACGCTGGTAGTGCACATGCTGCGCACTCGCAAGGTGCCGTTCTTCCAGAGCACCGCTGCATTGCCGGTGGTATTGGCAACAGGGCTGGTCATGGTATTGGGTATCTATATCCCGTTCTCTCCTGTGGGCGCGATGGTTGGCCTGGTGCCGCTGCCGTGGGAGTACTTCCCTTGGCTGGTCGCTACCCTGCTGGGCTACTGCGTGGTCGCCCAGGCCATGAAGACCCTCTACATCCGCCGTTTCGGCCAGTGGTTCTGA
- a CDS encoding DUF2493 domain-containing protein, which yields MRVLICAGRNYADTRRCRQALDDVQRQRPIRVLIHGGSQFLGGEIESWAREHGADLVRYPPNWQLHGKQAERLRNLFMLNDSRPDLLLALPGGDDTEELLARARGAEVQVMCARQPRQPERGDCS from the coding sequence ATGCGAGTACTGATCTGTGCAGGACGCAATTACGCAGACACCCGGCGCTGCCGGCAGGCCTTGGACGACGTCCAGCGCCAGCGGCCGATCCGGGTGTTGATCCACGGTGGCAGCCAGTTTCTTGGCGGGGAAATTGAAAGCTGGGCACGCGAGCATGGCGCCGATCTGGTGCGTTACCCGCCAAACTGGCAGCTGCACGGCAAGCAGGCCGAACGCTTGCGCAATCTGTTCATGCTCAATGACAGCCGCCCTGACTTGTTGCTTGCCTTGCCCGGCGGGGATGACACCGAGGAGCTGCTGGCCAGGGCCCGTGGCGCCGAGGTTCAGGTGATGTGCGCCAGGCAACCACGTCAGCCTGAGCGGGGCGATTGCAGCTAA
- a CDS encoding MFS transporter, which yields MPSNSQAPRGLPEHNQQSVTQQWLAILSVAVGAFALVTSEFLPVGVLNDVASDLGISAGLAGLMVTLPGIMAALAAPLISVGVGALDRRYLLIGLTLIMIIANAIVAYAGDFSLLLAGRVLLGISIGGFWATAIALSGRLAPEGMGVAKANSIIMAGVTLATVVGVPVGTWLSGLMGWRMTFLVTALVGVPVLLAQVFLLPRLMPEKAIRIRDLPALFINPQARVGLIAVLLIGLAHFAAYTYVAPFFKQNAGFDGPTIGSLLLLYGVAGFMGNIFAGFAANRSVRHTLMLVALMIAVSTALFPHFATGMTGAAMLIALWGFAFGAFPACANIWMFVVAPKDVERGMPLFVAMFQVIIAVGSFFGGQVVDHMGTAVLLSLATALVGCGFVTVLVLGRNVSNDLATQPG from the coding sequence ATGCCAAGCAACAGCCAGGCCCCTCGCGGCCTTCCCGAACACAATCAACAGAGTGTCACCCAGCAATGGCTGGCAATCCTCTCGGTAGCCGTGGGTGCGTTCGCCCTGGTCACCAGTGAGTTCCTCCCGGTGGGGGTGCTAAACGATGTGGCCAGCGACCTTGGCATCAGTGCAGGCCTTGCCGGCCTGATGGTGACCTTGCCCGGCATCATGGCTGCATTGGCCGCCCCATTGATTTCCGTAGGCGTGGGCGCGCTGGACCGGCGCTACCTGCTGATCGGCCTGACGCTGATCATGATCATTGCCAACGCCATCGTGGCCTACGCCGGCGACTTCAGCCTGCTGTTGGCCGGCCGTGTGCTACTGGGTATCAGTATTGGCGGCTTCTGGGCCACAGCCATCGCCCTCAGCGGCCGCCTGGCACCTGAAGGGATGGGCGTAGCCAAAGCCAACTCCATCATCATGGCGGGCGTAACCCTGGCGACGGTAGTGGGCGTGCCTGTGGGCACCTGGCTGAGTGGCCTGATGGGCTGGCGCATGACGTTCCTGGTCACTGCACTGGTAGGCGTACCGGTGCTGCTGGCACAGGTATTCCTGCTGCCGCGGCTGATGCCGGAAAAGGCCATCCGCATTCGCGACCTGCCGGCGTTGTTCATCAACCCGCAAGCACGGGTCGGCTTGATCGCCGTATTGCTGATCGGCCTGGCACACTTTGCTGCGTACACCTATGTCGCACCGTTTTTCAAACAGAATGCCGGCTTTGACGGGCCTACGATCGGTTCATTATTGCTGTTGTATGGCGTGGCCGGCTTCATGGGTAACATCTTCGCCGGCTTTGCTGCCAACCGCAGCGTGCGGCATACGCTGATGCTGGTCGCGCTCATGATCGCAGTCAGCACCGCCCTGTTCCCGCACTTCGCCACCGGCATGACGGGTGCCGCGATGCTGATCGCACTGTGGGGCTTTGCCTTCGGTGCGTTCCCGGCTTGCGCCAATATCTGGATGTTTGTCGTGGCGCCCAAGGACGTCGAGCGTGGCATGCCACTGTTCGTGGCCATGTTCCAGGTAATCATTGCCGTGGGCTCGTTCTTCGGCGGGCAAGTCGTAGACCATATGGGCACTGCGGTACTGCTGAGCCTGGCCACGGCGCTGGTGGGCTGTGGCTTTGTCACCGTGCTGGTGCTGGGGCGCAACGTCAGCAACGATCTGGCGACGCAGCCAGGCTGA
- a CDS encoding universal stress protein: MNPLKHILVATDLSPHARNAAERAAYLSDAQQASLDLLYVANPAPFERLKQLVTPDDDLLKRVLDCAGEKTHALAALLFQRYGISAGVQVAGGSVITEINRVVQDKHSDLLVCGARGQSVARRLLLGSTVQKMLNHMPCPLLVVKPAPRDAYRTVLVPVDFSPVSLRTLKLAKAIAPQAEIILLHVYEAPFEASVRFAHIDHGTLTHYRNVIRKDAEAQLAALSEAAGMADARQVLVHGNPGWCIVEQEQELECDLIVVGKQGASALEELLVGSVTKHVLNESLCDVLVAP; this comes from the coding sequence ATGAACCCGCTGAAACACATACTGGTTGCCACCGACCTTTCCCCACATGCCCGCAACGCCGCTGAGCGCGCTGCCTACCTGAGCGATGCGCAACAGGCCTCGTTGGACCTGCTCTACGTTGCCAACCCGGCACCCTTCGAGCGCCTCAAACAGTTGGTGACGCCTGATGACGATCTGTTGAAACGCGTACTGGATTGCGCAGGCGAGAAAACCCACGCACTGGCAGCACTGCTGTTCCAGCGTTACGGTATCTCCGCTGGCGTGCAGGTCGCCGGCGGCTCGGTGATCACGGAGATCAACCGGGTGGTGCAGGACAAGCACAGCGACCTGCTGGTGTGTGGGGCCAGGGGCCAGAGCGTGGCGCGGCGCCTGCTGCTGGGTTCAACCGTGCAGAAAATGCTCAACCACATGCCCTGCCCTTTGCTCGTGGTCAAGCCGGCCCCTCGTGATGCCTACCGCACTGTGCTGGTGCCAGTCGATTTTTCGCCCGTTTCACTGCGCACCCTCAAACTGGCCAAGGCCATTGCCCCGCAAGCGGAGATCATTCTGCTGCATGTGTACGAAGCCCCGTTTGAAGCCAGCGTGCGCTTCGCCCATATCGACCACGGCACCCTCACCCACTACCGCAATGTCATTCGCAAGGATGCAGAAGCACAACTCGCGGCGTTGAGTGAGGCTGCCGGCATGGCCGATGCACGGCAGGTCCTGGTGCACGGTAACCCGGGCTGGTGCATTGTCGAGCAGGAGCAGGAGCTGGAGTGCGACCTGATTGTGGTCGGCAAGCAGGGAGCAAGCGCGCTGGAGGAGCTGCTGGTCGGCAGCGTCACCAAGCATGTGCTGAACGAATCACTGTGTGATGTGCTGGTGGCACCATAG
- a CDS encoding helix-turn-helix domain-containing protein: protein MNHHLFHRSTPAPHISAGQHLRELRRQAKLSQLELALLTGLSQRHLSCVETGRAKASPGTLHALLSALDAPLERCNEVFVAAGYAPRYAATPLDAPELALVNTAIEHILQVNNPAPAIVIDSNWDVIAANASTGLLLAMAGVSAQPATGLNLLQTLLCPGGLGDHMANAPEIRAAAWHRASREAAGNPALAARLRDLPPPASPCQMATATPLLLTRVNTPYGELRFLSTFTTFGMPLDVTVQSLRIEHLIPADAQTRQSMQAAFEQWSAVTA, encoded by the coding sequence ATGAATCATCATCTGTTCCATCGCAGCACCCCTGCCCCACACATCTCAGCGGGCCAGCATCTTCGCGAACTGCGCCGTCAGGCCAAACTCAGCCAGCTGGAACTGGCGCTGCTGACGGGACTGTCGCAGCGTCATCTGAGCTGTGTGGAAACAGGACGCGCCAAAGCCAGCCCAGGCACCTTGCATGCCCTCCTGTCGGCCCTGGATGCACCGCTGGAGCGGTGCAACGAAGTGTTCGTTGCTGCAGGATACGCGCCCCGCTACGCCGCCACACCACTCGATGCGCCTGAACTGGCCTTGGTGAATACTGCCATCGAGCATATTCTGCAGGTGAACAACCCCGCTCCGGCGATCGTCATCGACAGCAACTGGGACGTCATCGCCGCCAATGCCAGTACCGGCCTGCTGCTGGCGATGGCCGGTGTCAGCGCACAGCCGGCGACCGGCCTCAACCTGCTGCAGACACTGCTGTGCCCCGGTGGTCTGGGTGATCATATGGCCAACGCGCCGGAAATCCGCGCTGCTGCCTGGCACCGCGCATCCAGGGAGGCCGCAGGCAATCCGGCACTGGCAGCGCGCTTGCGCGACTTGCCGCCCCCGGCAAGCCCGTGCCAGATGGCAACAGCCACCCCTTTGCTGCTGACCCGCGTGAACACCCCGTATGGCGAGCTGAGGTTCCTGTCCACGTTCACCACCTTCGGCATGCCGCTGGATGTCACCGTGCAGTCACTGCGCATCGAACACCTGATCCCCGCCGACGCACAGACCCGGCAAAGCATGCAGGCAGCGTTCGAGCAGTGGTCGGCCGTTACTGCCTGA